The genomic region ATGTACAACAACTTTTTCCTCTATCTTAATCGTCTATCAAATATTGTGCTTTACATTCAGAAATCAAATATCCTTTATTCTTGCATTGATGTTTGGTGCCTATTTACATACAAAGATTGGAGAGGACAAAAATTACTCAGTAACGGCAAGTGTGGAATTGAAAAAATTGTTCCCTAACAAGAAGGTAAGAGTGATAGCTAACCACTCCAAGTTAGTTTTTTTCACACATGTACTCGTGTATAGTTTCCTTTTTGACAACTCAACCTTTTCACATAAATAAAGCAACAGAGATGAGTTTGTCTGCTAATCAAGAAAGAGCTGTAATGGAAACGAGGAAGCTAAATTGGAAGGTAGAAACCTGTTGATCCTATGAAGTTGGTGGTCGAACTTGCTCCAATGGAGATTCGAACATTCTTTATTGAATTTGATCCCCTCCAAACAGTTCCTGAAGCTGAAAATCATGTGGCAATGTAGCAAAGCATCCAACACAGTAGCATCTATGCATTGT from Glycine soja cultivar W05 chromosome 16, ASM419377v2, whole genome shotgun sequence harbors:
- the LOC114390196 gene encoding alpha-mannosidase At3g26720-like isoform X1 — protein: MQEGDNWLHFIPSTFSGIDSSYSLPDNTALLTLQEFKNGKVLLRLAHLYEIGEDKNYSVTASVELKKLFPNKKVRVIANHSKLVFFTHVLVYSFLFDNSTFSHK